One stretch of Aquimarina sp. Aq107 DNA includes these proteins:
- a CDS encoding S9 family peptidase, which yields MKTNIINLFLIVSVLFIGCKKTGEEKTEVKQKPHQSLDAPVAKKVAEELKAHGDTRVDNYFWMRLSDDQKNADTPDAQTQDVLDYLNAENDYKDAAMKHTDSLQKTLFDEIVGRIKKDDSSVPYNDNGYSYYTRFEKGMDYALYCRKKLDDEAVEEIMLNGPEMAEGLAYFALGGMSVSSNNKMLSYGVDTVSRRRYTIYFKDLVTNETLSDKLVNTTGSVAWANDNKTVFYTSKDSITLRANKIYKHVLGTDQSQDVLIFNEEDDTFSTFVYKSRSDKYIISGSYQTLSTEYRYLDADTPNGTWKVIQPRERDLEYDVAHFGDHFYINTNLNAKNFKLVKTPVNATTKENWVDVIPHRDDVLLQGFTAFKNHLVLSERKNGLSTIRVRKWDGNDDHYISFNDPAYFSRTSVNMDFDTNIVRYSYTSLTTPNSVIDYNMDTKEQTVLKEQEVLDSNFSKDNYVSERLYAIARDGVKVPISLVYKKGIQKNASTPLLLYSYGSYGSSTEPRFSSTRLSLLDRGFVFAMAHIRGGQEMGRYWYEDGKLLKKKNTFTDFIDVGDYLVKEGYTSPDHMYALGGSAGGLLMGAVLNMKPELWNGVVAAVPFVDVVSTMMDETIPLTTFEFDEWGNPKNKEYYDYMKSYSPYDNVEAKDYPNILITTGYWDSQVQYWEPAKWIAKLRELKTDDNLLIMDCDMETGHGGASGRFERYKSVALEYAFMLDLEGIEK from the coding sequence ATGAAAACAAACATCATCAATCTATTTCTTATCGTTTCAGTACTTTTTATAGGCTGTAAAAAAACGGGAGAAGAAAAAACAGAGGTAAAACAAAAACCACATCAATCATTAGATGCTCCGGTAGCTAAAAAAGTAGCTGAAGAATTAAAAGCGCATGGTGATACCCGCGTAGATAATTATTTCTGGATGCGTTTAAGTGATGACCAGAAGAATGCGGACACTCCAGATGCCCAGACACAAGATGTTTTGGATTATTTAAATGCAGAGAATGATTATAAGGATGCTGCTATGAAGCATACAGATAGTCTACAGAAAACATTATTCGATGAGATCGTTGGACGAATTAAAAAAGATGATTCATCAGTACCATATAATGATAATGGATATTCGTACTATACAAGATTTGAAAAAGGGATGGATTATGCATTGTATTGTCGTAAGAAATTAGACGATGAGGCAGTAGAAGAAATTATGCTTAATGGTCCAGAGATGGCAGAGGGGTTAGCTTATTTTGCTTTAGGAGGAATGTCAGTTAGCTCTAACAACAAAATGCTTTCTTATGGTGTTGACACCGTTTCTAGAAGGAGATATACTATCTATTTTAAAGACTTGGTAACTAACGAAACGCTTTCTGATAAATTAGTAAATACTACAGGAAGTGTAGCTTGGGCTAATGATAATAAAACAGTCTTTTATACTTCTAAAGATTCCATTACACTAAGAGCAAACAAAATTTATAAACATGTATTGGGTACAGATCAGTCTCAAGATGTATTAATCTTTAATGAAGAAGATGACACCTTCAGTACATTTGTTTATAAATCTAGATCGGATAAATATATTATTAGTGGGAGCTATCAAACGTTGTCTACAGAATACAGATATTTAGATGCAGATACTCCTAATGGTACTTGGAAGGTAATTCAACCAAGAGAAAGAGATCTTGAGTACGATGTGGCTCATTTTGGGGATCATTTTTATATAAATACTAATCTGAATGCTAAAAATTTCAAATTAGTAAAAACACCAGTAAACGCTACAACAAAAGAAAATTGGGTGGATGTGATACCACATAGAGATGATGTTTTGTTACAAGGTTTTACTGCTTTTAAAAATCATTTAGTGCTAAGTGAAAGAAAAAATGGTCTTAGTACTATCAGAGTAAGAAAATGGGATGGTAATGATGATCATTATATTTCTTTTAATGATCCAGCATATTTTTCCAGAACTAGTGTTAATATGGATTTTGACACAAATATTGTACGTTATAGTTATACATCTTTAACAACTCCTAATAGCGTTATTGATTATAACATGGATACCAAGGAGCAAACTGTTTTAAAAGAACAAGAAGTATTAGATTCTAATTTTTCTAAGGATAATTATGTATCGGAACGTTTATATGCAATAGCTAGAGATGGTGTAAAAGTTCCTATATCTCTTGTATATAAAAAAGGAATACAAAAAAATGCTAGTACACCACTTTTATTATATTCATATGGTTCTTATGGAAGTAGTACAGAACCAAGATTTAGTTCTACTAGATTAAGTTTGTTAGACCGTGGTTTTGTTTTTGCCATGGCTCATATTAGAGGAGGTCAGGAAATGGGTAGATATTGGTATGAAGATGGAAAACTTCTTAAAAAGAAAAATACATTTACTGATTTTATAGATGTTGGAGATTATTTAGTAAAAGAAGGATATACAAGCCCTGATCATATGTATGCCTTAGGAGGTAGTGCAGGAGGTCTACTTATGGGAGCTGTTTTAAATATGAAACCAGAGCTTTGGAATGGTGTCGTTGCAGCAGTACCGTTTGTAGATGTAGTATCTACTATGATGGATGAAACGATACCTCTAACAACATTTGAATTTGATGAATGGGGGAATCCTAAGAATAAGGAATATTATGATTATATGAAATCATATTCGCCTTATGATAATGTAGAAGCGAAAGATTATCCGAATATATTAATAACAACTGGATACTGGGATAGTCAGGTACAATATTGGGAACCAGCGAAATGGATAGCCAAGCTTAGAGAGCTTAAAACAGATGATAATCTATTAATTATGGATTGTGATATGGAAACTGGACATGGTGGTGCTTCGGGACGTTTCGAAAGATATAAAAGTGTGGCATTGGAGTACGCTTTTATGCTTGATTTAGAAGGAATAGAGAAATAG
- a CDS encoding GEVED domain-containing protein: protein MNLKLKLLTVFLVVSFMTQAQQTGTKAFYHGKVSSVEYVSSIASRPNDLIAPDNSVREAKDKRSLGNQITSGKDPQTENDYFFRNKNKMEQSVQRAPASLVFDTYSSNSQPTDPSIAVGPNHVFVVYNTGFMIYDKSGNQLVGQTSPNPAIFPSGGCCDLTASYDNAADRWVLSFLGSGAQVAVSDGPNPVTSGWFVYNISGIQDYQKLSVWSDGYYITENTGGTNKLWALERDAMLAGDPNAQILGFNLPGIVTSGFFSPQALNVTNGNLPAPGGATILYLQDNAWNGVSVDHIKVWTADVDWNNPNNSTVSNPQEIVTTPFISVFDGGSFVNLSQPGGGTSIDALQATIMNQAQFRKFATHNSAVFNFVVDADASSGELAAIRWYEFRQSGDNQPWSLYQEGTYTAPDGRHAWHASLAMDGQGNIGMGYTSMSGPTTPSTVRVSSYFTGRLSSDPLGTMTTAEELIANGSGNIPGTRYGDYSKIDVDPSDDSSFWFINEYVNGSRTGVVGKFQIEAGVPDTQAPTDPTNVVASNITAGSAILNWTASTDNVGVARYTISIDGTVVGTSTTTDFNVTGLSPLTSYTASVTAEDAAGNVSGNGTTTFTTIDGSTTVYCDSASTNVNDEFISNVQLNTINNTSGAQFYSDFSGISTDLNEGQAYTVSVTPTWTGTVYAEGYSVWIDYNNNGDFDDAGELVWSKSPSTDSSNSGSFTVPSGTSETSVRMRVSMKYNAIPTSCETFTYGEVEDYTINLSTDGGGGGTIPPTGYCDSNGQITSDEYISNVQMGSINNTTTAEAGGYGDYTAITTNLSNTNTITITPTWTGTIYNEGYAVWIDYNRDGDFDDSNELAWSKSPSTDAVNTGSFTVPSGASAGATRMRVSMKYNGIPSTCESFRYGEVEDYVVVIGASSRDELVSFTRIADKSIQLYPIPATSTLNIEINEGKYDEIIMISSNGSIVKKINPEKSSFGIDISQFADGLYFVRFTNSNGLAITKRFLVKK, encoded by the coding sequence ATGAATTTAAAACTCAAGTTATTAACAGTCTTTCTTGTGGTCTCTTTTATGACCCAAGCCCAACAAACTGGAACGAAAGCATTTTACCATGGAAAAGTATCCTCAGTAGAGTACGTATCGTCAATCGCATCAAGGCCTAATGATCTTATTGCACCTGATAATTCTGTTAGGGAAGCTAAGGATAAAAGATCTTTAGGAAATCAAATTACCTCGGGTAAAGACCCACAAACTGAAAACGATTATTTCTTTAGAAACAAAAACAAAATGGAGCAAAGCGTTCAACGTGCTCCTGCTAGTCTTGTTTTTGATACGTATTCATCGAATTCTCAACCAACTGACCCTTCTATTGCTGTAGGTCCAAATCATGTTTTCGTTGTTTACAACACTGGTTTTATGATTTATGATAAATCTGGTAATCAGTTAGTAGGACAAACATCTCCTAATCCTGCAATTTTTCCGTCAGGTGGTTGTTGTGACCTTACTGCTTCTTACGACAATGCAGCGGACAGATGGGTTCTTTCATTTTTAGGATCTGGTGCTCAAGTAGCAGTTTCTGATGGTCCAAATCCTGTAACATCTGGATGGTTTGTATATAACATATCAGGAATACAAGACTATCAAAAATTATCTGTTTGGAGTGATGGGTATTATATTACCGAAAATACAGGTGGAACTAATAAATTATGGGCATTAGAAAGAGATGCTATGTTAGCAGGAGATCCTAATGCACAAATTTTAGGTTTTAATCTTCCTGGCATTGTGACTAGTGGTTTTTTTAGCCCTCAAGCTCTAAATGTTACCAATGGCAATTTACCGGCTCCTGGAGGTGCCACAATTCTATATTTACAGGATAATGCTTGGAACGGTGTATCGGTAGATCATATAAAAGTATGGACCGCTGACGTAGATTGGAATAATCCAAATAATTCTACAGTATCTAACCCGCAAGAAATTGTTACAACGCCTTTTATTAGTGTTTTTGATGGAGGAAGCTTTGTTAATTTATCACAACCAGGAGGAGGTACTTCTATAGATGCTTTACAAGCAACAATAATGAATCAAGCACAATTTAGAAAATTTGCAACTCATAACTCTGCAGTATTCAATTTTGTGGTAGATGCAGATGCTAGTTCTGGAGAATTGGCAGCAATCCGTTGGTACGAATTTAGACAAAGTGGTGATAATCAACCTTGGTCGTTATATCAAGAGGGAACTTATACAGCACCTGATGGAAGACATGCTTGGCATGCTAGTTTAGCAATGGATGGTCAAGGAAATATTGGAATGGGATATACTTCTATGTCTGGTCCTACTACTCCATCGACTGTAAGAGTAAGTTCTTATTTCACAGGTAGATTAAGTTCTGATCCTTTAGGAACTATGACTACAGCAGAAGAACTTATTGCTAATGGATCAGGTAATATTCCTGGAACACGTTATGGTGATTATAGTAAAATTGATGTAGATCCATCAGACGATTCTTCATTTTGGTTTATTAATGAATATGTAAATGGTAGCAGAACTGGTGTAGTAGGAAAATTTCAGATTGAAGCTGGAGTTCCAGATACGCAAGCTCCTACAGACCCTACAAATGTAGTTGCTAGTAATATTACAGCTGGTAGTGCTATTCTTAACTGGACAGCTTCTACTGATAATGTAGGTGTAGCCAGATATACTATTTCGATTGATGGTACTGTAGTAGGAACTTCTACTACAACAGACTTTAATGTTACGGGTCTCTCACCATTAACTTCATACACCGCCTCTGTAACTGCAGAAGATGCTGCTGGTAATGTCTCTGGAAATGGAACTACTACGTTTACCACTATCGATGGTAGTACTACAGTTTATTGTGATTCTGCTAGTACTAACGTAAATGATGAATTTATCAGTAATGTGCAATTGAATACAATTAATAATACTTCTGGAGCTCAATTTTATTCAGATTTTAGTGGTATTTCTACTGATTTAAATGAAGGTCAAGCCTATACTGTTTCTGTAACACCTACTTGGACTGGAACTGTATATGCTGAAGGATATTCAGTTTGGATAGATTATAATAACAATGGAGATTTTGATGATGCAGGAGAACTTGTTTGGTCCAAATCCCCATCTACAGATAGTAGTAATAGTGGATCTTTTACTGTACCTAGTGGAACTTCTGAGACTTCTGTAAGAATGAGAGTTTCTATGAAATATAATGCGATTCCAACTTCTTGTGAGACCTTTACTTATGGAGAAGTAGAAGATTATACAATTAACCTTAGCACCGATGGAGGCGGTGGTGGTACAATACCACCAACTGGCTATTGTGATTCTAATGGACAAATAACCAGTGATGAATATATTTCTAACGTACAAATGGGAAGTATAAATAATACAACCACAGCTGAGGCCGGTGGATATGGGGATTACACAGCTATAACAACAAATTTGAGTAATACTAACACTATCACTATTACACCAACTTGGACCGGAACAATTTACAATGAAGGGTATGCTGTTTGGATAGATTATAACAGAGATGGTGATTTTGATGATTCGAATGAATTAGCGTGGTCAAAAAGCCCTTCTACAGATGCTGTTAATACTGGTAGTTTTACTGTACCATCTGGAGCATCTGCTGGAGCAACCCGTATGCGAGTATCTATGAAGTATAATGGTATACCTTCAACTTGTGAATCATTTAGATATGGAGAGGTTGAAGATTACGTAGTAGTTATAGGAGCTTCTAGCCGTGATGAATTAGTGTCTTTTACAAGAATAGCAGATAAGAGTATCCAGCTTTATCCTATTCCTGCAACTTCGACATTGAACATTGAGATCAATGAAGGGAAGTATGATGAGATCATTATGATTTCTTCTAATGGTTCTATTGTAAAGAAAATAAATCCAGAAAAATCTTCTTTTGGAATTGATATTTCTCAATTCGCAGATGGACTATATTTTGTAAGATTTACTAATTCTAATGGATTAGCTATTACAAAAAGATTCCTCGTAAAAAAGTAA
- a CDS encoding phospholipase A: MNKNFRKVIITIIISVLMFSFNYGQVVTKAYEGSLSKRWQIKGDSIKRFKIEPYKPVYFLVANYTTDINNFPTSDNPLNSVVESSDFSDTELKFQLSFKTRAVRNLFGKRVGGDVWVGYTQSSRWQLYSANISRPFRETNYEPEVMLVFPTTYEILGLHGVFAGIGINHQSNGRSNPLSRSWNRIVLQFGWETPSWSFVLRPWWRLPEDRVEDDNPGIEDYIGRTEFLTVFSKGRHDISVLAKHSLRGGNKNRGSIRFDYAIKVLDQLQVHAQIFHGYGESLIDYNHNQTTFGIGLSLLQWR; the protein is encoded by the coding sequence ATGAATAAGAACTTTAGGAAAGTAATAATTACTATAATAATATCAGTTCTTATGTTTTCTTTTAATTATGGTCAAGTAGTTACAAAAGCTTATGAAGGAAGTTTATCTAAGAGATGGCAAATTAAAGGGGATAGTATTAAACGTTTTAAAATAGAGCCTTATAAACCAGTTTATTTTTTAGTTGCTAATTATACGACTGATATTAATAATTTTCCGACCAGTGATAATCCACTTAATTCAGTAGTAGAATCATCTGATTTTTCTGATACAGAGTTAAAGTTTCAATTAAGTTTTAAAACCAGAGCCGTAAGGAATCTATTTGGTAAACGAGTAGGAGGTGATGTTTGGGTAGGATATACACAATCTTCTAGATGGCAATTATATAGTGCAAATATTTCTAGGCCATTTAGAGAAACCAATTACGAGCCTGAAGTAATGTTAGTATTCCCTACAACGTATGAAATTCTTGGTTTACATGGTGTATTTGCTGGAATAGGAATTAATCATCAAAGTAATGGAAGATCAAATCCTTTATCTAGGAGCTGGAATAGAATTGTATTGCAGTTCGGTTGGGAAACACCTTCATGGAGTTTCGTTCTAAGGCCTTGGTGGAGATTACCAGAAGATAGGGTGGAAGATGATAATCCTGGAATAGAGGATTATATCGGTAGAACCGAATTTCTAACAGTTTTTTCAAAAGGTAGACACGATATTAGTGTTTTAGCAAAACATTCTTTGCGTGGTGGGAATAAAAATAGAGGGAGCATCCGATTTGATTACGCTATTAAAGTTCTAGATCAACTACAAGTTCACGCGCAAATTTTTCATGGATATGGCGAAAGTTTAATAGATTATAATCATAATCAAACAACTTTTGGAATAGGTTTATCTCTTCTTCAATGGAGATAA